The following DNA comes from Candidatus Eremiobacterota bacterium.
GCGCGTCGTAGCGCACGATCGCCGGCGCGCCGCCGTTCGCGTAGGCGGCGTAGACGGCGCTCGTCACATCGACGATCGCCGACGAGGTCGCCAGGTTGCCGTTCGCGTCCTTCGCGGTCGCGACGAGCGAGGTCGGATACGTCGTGCCGTTCGGCGCGAGCGCCTGCACCGCGAACTGATCGCTGGTGCCGCCGACCGGCGTGACGCCCAGGATTCCGGTCGCGCGCACGTTCGGCGCCAGCGTTATCGCGACCGGCGCGTCGGGCTGCACGATCACGTTGCCGCCCGCGTCGAGCGGTGCGACCGAGAACGTCGCCGGCGCGCGGCCGACCAGCTCCCATGCCGGCGGACTGGTGCCGGCCTGCGCGATGACGTTCGGCTGGCTCGGGAGCGGGCCGATGCGCACGCTCGCGACCGTGCCGATCACCGTCGCGTTCAGCGTGTTGGTCGCGTTCGCGACGATCGTCTGCGCGACGCGCACGCGCCCCAGCTCGTTGCCCGCCGCGCTCGTCTCGCCCGGTGTCTGCGGCGCGTCGTACAGCGAGATGACGAAGACGTCGGCGCCGGCCGGTGCGTCGATCGCGATCGTCGACGTTCCGCCGCCGGCCGGCGCGTTCGCGAAGGTGACCGGGCCCGGCGCGGCCGCGTCGGGGTTCACCTCGACGATCACGCTCGCCGCGGACGGCGAGATGAACGCCGCGTGGCGGTGCGAGCGCGCCGTGCGGTCGGGCCAGTGCATGCTGAACGCGACGCTGACCCGCGCGCCGGACGCCGCCCGATGCGGCGCGGGAACCGCCCGCGCACCGCCCGCGCATCCGCTCGCGGTGAGCGCGAGCGCGAAGGAGGCGGCGACCGCGCGAACCGGCGCCGTCATTGCAGCGCCCCTTGCGTGATCGTCACGCCGACCGCGAGGCTCGCGCGCTGCCCGTAGCTGTCGTAGAAGGGAAGGCTGCACGCGCCCGCGCTCCGCGCGGTGATCGTGAACGTCGCGGGCACCGCCGCCGCGAGCGCGGGTGTGACGCTCGCGACGGCGGTGCACCCGCTCGCGTCCGGCGCGACGAGGCCGGCGTAGGCCGGCTCGTTCGCCGTGACGGTCGCGGTTTGGCCGGCGGCGGTGAACGCCAGCGCGCTCTGCGAGAGCGTCAGCGCGCCGCCGGGCGTCGGCGCCGGCGAAGGCGTCGGTGAAGGTGTCGGCGCGACGAAAGCGCTCGGCGGCGAGCCGCCGCCGCCACCGCCGCCGCAGCCGCCGCTCGCACACGCGAGCGCGAGAACGCTACCGATAACCGAAAGCCGTCGCATCTCGTACACCATCGTGCGCCGCTACGTGAACCGCCGCGCGTCCCACTTGTGACCGCGGCGTGCAACGTGCGCATTTGGCCGAAAGGAACGATGAGGTTGCGAAGGCGTTCAGTTCACGCCGAGCCGGCGCGCGATCTCGTTCGCTTCGCGCAACGACTCGTAGCTGCCGTACCGCTCGAGCAGCGGCAACGCTTCGCGCACGTGGCGCTGCGCCTCGCGGACGCGGTGCTGCCCGAGCGCGATCCGGGCCAGGTGGCGCGCCGCGGCGCCGTGCAGCCGGCCGTTGCCGAGCTCCTGCGCGCCGGTTCGAATCGCGCACGCGAGCGCGCGCGCTTCATCGTAGCGGCCGAGATGCAGCGCGAAGACGGCGCGCCGGCAGCGCGCGAGCATCGCCTCGGCGCTGCGCGGCGCGGCGAACCGCTCCGCCAGCAGCGCGGCGTCCGTTCCGCGCAGCGGATCCGCTTCGTTCTGCGCGACCAGGCGCGCCGCGGTCGCGAACGAGAGCGACATCGTGCGCCGCTCGGCGGCGCCGAACATTCCGAGCAGCAGCTCGCAGATGCCGTCGGGCCGGCGCAGCACGGGAACCTCGCTCCCGATCCGCTCGGCCCGCACCGGCAGCAGCCGGCGCGCATGGCCGCTGCGCGCCGCCAGCTGCTCGACCGCGAGCAATCCGGCCCGGCCGTTGAGCGGCGGAAGGCGCAGCACGGCGAGCATCACGTCGGCGTGCATCAGCGCGAACCGTTCTTTCGCGCGCGAGGGGTCGAGCGAGCCGAGCACCGCCTGCGCGCGCCGGATCGCGTCGCGGCCGTGCTCCACGTCGCCGGTCTCCCAGCGCTGCATCGCGTACGCGGCGAGCGCGCGCACCAGCAGCGCGCGCCGCGCTTCGTCGGGATCGAGCGCCGCGCCGGCGCGCGCGACGACGAGCGGCGGCTCCATCGCGAAGCCGCCGGCCGCGCCGGTGTGGCGGCGCAGCGACCACGCGACGAAGTCGATCTGCTCGCGCGCGGTGCTCACGACGCCGGCGGCGAGCTCGCGGCGGCGCAGCGCGAGGATCGCGTCGGCTTCGGCGAGCCGCTGCGCGCACGCCTCGAAGCGCGCGGCGTCGAGCTCGGCTTCGGCGGCCAGGCAGAGCGCTTCGATGCGCCGCTCCGGCAGCGGCGCGGCGGCCGCCATCGCCTCGCACGCGGCCAGCGCGAGCGCGGACTGACCGCACTCGTGCAGCTCGACCGCGTGCGCGAGCCGCAGCGCGGCCAGATCGACCGCGCCGGCCGGCGCGCGCGGCGTTGCGGCGACGCGTTCGAACGCGTGCAGAAACGCATCGTGCGCGGCGCGCCGCTCGCGCCGCAGCTGCCGCTCGGAGAGCCCGAGCTCGGCGGCGACGACTGCCGGCGCGGCGTTGTCGAGCTCGCAGCGCAGCAGCGCGGCGCAGATGCGGCCGACGCCGACGTGACCGCGTTCGGCGGCCTGCTCGCGGCAGCGCGCCAGCGCGAGCTGGACCGCGCCGCGCAGGGACTCCAGCGCCTGCCGGTCGGCGGCGAAATCGCCGCGCCGCAGCGCGCCGGCGGCGGCGAAGTACGGCTGCGCCAGCGGGTTGCGCCGCAGCGCGCACGCATCGTCGAGATTGCGCAACAGATGCCGTGACGCGCAATACGGCGAGCGCGCGGGATCAGCGCGCGGCATCGTCGCCGCGCGGCGGGTGCAAGCGGTCCAGAGCCGTTCGACCTCCGCGAAGAGCGTCGAGCGGTGCCGCCTACACCCGCCTCTAGCGCGCTACGCTAGCGCGCTAGTGCGGCGGAGCGCAATACCGAAGTTCAGCGCGCCGACGTTTGCGGCGGCGCGATGCCGAGCTCGCGGTAGAACGCGTTCGGATTCATTGGACGACCAAGGAAATTCCGCACTTCTTGGTCCGGTTCGACTAAACGCGCCGGCGCAAGGATGTCGTTGCGGTACGCCGCGCCGGCCACCGGGTTGGTGAGCCCTTGCGCCTTGAAGCGCGTGAACATGTCCTGCGCGTAGACCTTCGACCACAGATAGCCGTAGTAGCCCGCATCGTAGCCGCCCATCAGGTGGCCGAACTCCGACTGCGGGTGCGTCCCGGAGACGTACTGGTTCGGCGTGGTCTGCGCGACCGTCGCGGCCCATACTGCGGTCGTGTCAACCGGCGGCTTCATCGTGTGGTACTTCATGTCGACGGTCGCGTACATGATCTGGCCCGTCGTCTGCAGCGCGTAGTGCACGTAGCGCGCGGCGATCATCTTCTGGACCAACGCGTCAGGCAAAGGTTGTCCGGTGGTGACGTTCGAGCTGACCCGCTTGAGGATCGCCGGATCCCAGGCGAAGTTCTCGAGCATCTGCGAGGGCGCCTCGATGAAGTCTTGGCGGAAGCCGTTGGTCAGCGTCTCGTACGGCTCGTTCGCCAGCAGCGCCGCCATGCAGTGGCCGAACTCGTGGAAGAAGACCACGACGTCGCCGTGCTGCAGCAGTGCCGGCTTGCCGGGCGCCGGGAGCGGCCAGTTGCCGACGATCGCGCTCTCCGCCAGCCGCACGCTGCCGTCGGGCATCACGCGGCGCGGGATGATCGGGAAGTTCGCGAAGTGGTCGTACTTGCCGGGCCGCGGGAAGAGGTCGAGGTAGAAGCGCCCCAGCGGCTTGCCCGTCGCGGTGTCGGCGACGTCGAACGCCTCCACCGAGGGGTGCCATACCGGAACGTTCACCTTCGTGAACTTCACCCCGAGCAGCTGCTGGTAGATTCCGAGCACGCTGTCGACCACGTGCTGGACCGGGAAGTACTGCTTGATCTCGTTCTGGTCGACGGAGTATTTCGTCTTGGCGAGTTGATTTTCGTAGTACGTTTGATCCCACTGCTCGAGCTGCGTGCCGGGGAACTGCGCGGTCTTCAGCGCCGCGTCCTCGGCGCGCTCCTGGCGCGCCTTCGGCAGAATCGCCGTGTCGATCTGGGAGAGGAAGCTCTCGACGCGCTGCGGCGACCCGGCCATCCGGTCGGCGAGCACGTACGCGGCCCAGGTCGGATATCCGAGCAGGTGCGCGAGCCGGTCGCGGGTCGCGATCGCGTTCTGCAGCAGCTGCACGTTGGCGTCGCCGCCGCGGTTGTTGTAGGCGACGTAGAACGCCTTGCGCGCCGCTTCGTCGGTCTCGTTCTGCATGAACGGGCCGATCGTCGACTCGTTGACCGGCACGGTGTAGCCGCCGTCGGCGTCTTTCTTGAGCGACGCGGCGACGAAGTCGGCCGGGAGCGACTGTGCCTGCGCGGCGGTGATCGCGATCGTCGAGGCGTCGTTGCCCAAGTTCGCGTTGTACTTGTTCTGCAGGTCGTTCAGCGACTGCGAGAGGCTGACGAACTCTTTGCGCTGCGCGTCGGGCAGCCCGGCGCCGCTGCGCTTGAGCGCGGTGAGCCAGAGCTGGGTGAGCTTTTGCTGCGCGGCGCCTTTCGCCGTCCCGCTGGCCTGCGCGTCGGCGAGCGCGCGGTACAGTTCCGGACGCGCCGAGATCTCGCTGAGCACGTTGCCCGCATCGGTCGCGCACTTCAGCGAGGCGTCGCGCACCTTCGGATCGGTCGAGACGTTGTAGAGGAAGCCTTGCGCGGCCAGATCGTCGTTGAAATCGGCCGAGGCGGTTTCGAGCGGGAGGACGACGGTCTCGAAGGTGCGGCGGCCGCGGACGCGCGCGATCGCGTCGGCGCGGCGCTTCATCGTCGCGATCGAGGCGGCGCACGACGACCCGATCGCCGCGGGGGTGAGCGACCAGTCGATCGCGAGGGCGGAAGCGGCGGATTTCGCCGCCGCGCCGAGCGGCAGGGTTGCCAAGAGCGCGGCGCTCAGCCCAACGGCCGAGCTACGTGAGAATACGGAGTGCATCGTCTGGTCTACGTTCGTGAGGGGGTCGGGCGTTCCGCTCCGAAACGGCGATCATGCTTCGTTCGCTGCTTCGCGCGAGCGCCGCACTGGCGTTCGCCGCGCTGGTCGCTCCCGCCACGGCGCCCGCCGCGCCGCCGCCGGGGCTCGCCTACGACGAGATCGTGCGCGTCGTCGTGAACGCCACCCCGCCCCCGCCGGGCAACTTCCAGGCCGACTTGGCCGCGCTCGGCTCCCCGCAGACGGTCGCCGCCAGCCCGACGCCGGCGCCGAAGAAGCGCGGGATCAACCTCGGCAACCTGGCCGCCGTGATCGCGAGCGGCGGTGGGGCCGGCGACGTCGCCGGCGCGGCGGCCGGCAACCTAGCTGCCAACGCGATGGACAACGCGGTGCAGGCCTCGCTCGGCGCGCAGTTCGGCGCGCTGGCGGCGCTGGCCGGCGGCTTCCTGCAGCCGCACCTGTTTCACTACGCGTACCTGAACGGCTGGGAGCGGATCGACGACGTGACCGCGCAGACGGCGACGATCAACAAGTGCGACCAGCGCCAGGTGATTCGCCTCGATCTCGCCCACCGGACCTACGCGGTCTACGACCCGAGCGCCGCGCCGGTCGAGACGCTCAGGCCTGTGCCCGCGCCGCGCGGCGGCCGCGCCGCCCCGCCCGATCCGGCCCAGCCGGGGACGGCGGTGGTGACCTTGACCGAAGCGACGCGCGGGCTCGGCGCGCTGCGGATCGAGAACCAGCCGACGACCGGCTACGACACCACGACGACGGTCGCAATGACGCAGGCGACCGGCAGCTGTCGCGACGCGAACGCCTCGCTCGAGACGGTCCAGTACCTCTCGGCGCTAGCGCAGCCGACGACGAGATTGTGTCCGGTTCGCCGGGTCGTCGTGCCGCAAACGGCGACCGAAGCAGTCGCGCCCCGCAGCGGCGGCTGCACGCCGAAGTTCACCGCGAGCCGCAGCGGGCCGACGCCGCCGTCCAGCCGGCTCGCGCTCTATTCGCTCGTGAAGTTCTCCGGCGGCGGCGCGGCGGCGCCCTCGCCGCAGCCGAGCGGCGGCCCGAGCGGGGTCGGATTCCTCACCGAGCGCGGCAACCTGAAGACCCTCGGACCGGCGGACGCCGGCTTGTTCTCGATTCCGGCGGGGTTCACCAAAGCGACTCCGTAGCTTGCCCACGGGGGCGCGGATCGTTATCATAGGCGGGCCTCGACGAGGGTTGGGCCTCGCGCAACGGTAATCCGTGAACCCCGCCAGATCCGGAAGGAAGCAACGGTAAGCGGCCGTCCCGTGTGCCGCGAGCCACCTGGTCCTCGTCCTGGCCTTTCTTTTGAATGCAGAACCTCATCACGGCCCTCGTTGCCGGGCTGGTGAGCGCGATCATCGTGACCGGCGGATATCATCTGCTCGTCGCGAGCCCGCGCTTCCGCCAGCTCAAGGCGGTGCTGGGCACTCACGACGGACTTCTCGGCGGCGGCGCGACCGGCGCGGTCGACCGGCTGGCGGCGCTCGAGCGCGAGAACGCGTCCGCGGCGGCGGCGCGCGAGGCCGCGCTGCGCCGGATCGAGGCGCTCGAGAAAATCGCGCGCAGTGAAGTCCCCCGGGTCGGGTTCGTGCGCTACAACGCGTTCAGCGACGTCGGCTCGGACCTCTCGTACGCGCTGGCGCTGCTCAACCGCGACGGCGACGGCGTCGTGCTGAGCAGCATCTACTCGCGCGAGGAGACGCGCACGTACGGCAAAGCCGTGGCGGCGTTCAAACCGGCGCAAGATCCCTCGGAAGAAGAGCTCGCGGCGATCGCCCGCGCGCGGGCGGCAGCATCATGAACGACGCGAAGAAAACCTTTCTGGTCAAGATCATCCCGCCGAGCGGCTACAGCGTGTACCGGCTCGCGTTCACGCGGCGGCATCTCGCCGTGCTGGGCGCGCTGATGGTGCTGGGCCTGCTGCTCGCGGCCGGGCTGCACACCTATCAGCTGCACACCGCGGAAGAGAACGTGCGCGCGCTGCAGTCGCTGACCGCCGAGCAGCAGACGAAGCTGCAGACGATCGACAAGCAGGCGGACGAGCTGGCGAACCAGCTCAAAGCGGTCC
Coding sequences within:
- a CDS encoding Zn-dependent oligopeptidase; its protein translation is MATLPLGAAAKSAASALAIDWSLTPAAIGSSCAASIATMKRRADAIARVRGRRTFETVVLPLETASADFNDDLAAQGFLYNVSTDPKVRDASLKCATDAGNVLSEISARPELYRALADAQASGTAKGAAQQKLTQLWLTALKRSGAGLPDAQRKEFVSLSQSLNDLQNKYNANLGNDASTIAITAAQAQSLPADFVAASLKKDADGGYTVPVNESTIGPFMQNETDEAARKAFYVAYNNRGGDANVQLLQNAIATRDRLAHLLGYPTWAAYVLADRMAGSPQRVESFLSQIDTAILPKARQERAEDAALKTAQFPGTQLEQWDQTYYENQLAKTKYSVDQNEIKQYFPVQHVVDSVLGIYQQLLGVKFTKVNVPVWHPSVEAFDVADTATGKPLGRFYLDLFPRPGKYDHFANFPIIPRRVMPDGSVRLAESAIVGNWPLPAPGKPALLQHGDVVVFFHEFGHCMAALLANEPYETLTNGFRQDFIEAPSQMLENFAWDPAILKRVSSNVTTGQPLPDALVQKMIAARYVHYALQTTGQIMYATVDMKYHTMKPPVDTTAVWAATVAQTTPNQYVSGTHPQSEFGHLMGGYDAGYYGYLWSKVYAQDMFTRFKAQGLTNPVAGAAYRNDILAPARLVEPDQEVRNFLGRPMNPNAFYRELGIAPPQTSAR
- a CDS encoding DUF4446 family protein, with protein sequence MQNLITALVAGLVSAIIVTGGYHLLVASPRFRQLKAVLGTHDGLLGGGATGAVDRLAALERENASAAAAREAALRRIEALEKIARSEVPRVGFVRYNAFSDVGSDLSYALALLNRDGDGVVLSSIYSREETRTYGKAVAAFKPAQDPSEEELAAIARARAAAS